A single region of the Acinetobacter sp. WCHA45 genome encodes:
- a CDS encoding winged helix-turn-helix transcriptional regulator, with product MNQALKYNIYQQHCPARLFFEKIADKWVLLIINILARETQHFNLLKKSIQGISPKVLSQKLKMLERDGFIARQVQDTAPIRVDYSLTPLGLEVAKMAYQLKDWAESNIEQVIYAQQRFDAIQE from the coding sequence ATGAATCAGGCATTAAAATATAATATTTATCAACAACATTGCCCTGCCCGATTATTTTTTGAAAAAATTGCAGATAAATGGGTTTTGTTGATCATCAATATACTTGCAAGAGAAACTCAGCATTTTAATTTACTCAAAAAGAGTATTCAGGGTATTTCCCCAAAAGTACTTTCACAAAAATTAAAAATGTTAGAACGAGATGGATTTATTGCAAGACAAGTACAAGATACTGCACCCATTCGTGTTGATTACTCATTAACCCCACTCGGCTTAGAAGTCGCAAAAATGGCATATCAATTGAAAGACTGGGCAGAGAGTAATATTGAACAAGTTATTTATGCACAGCAACGTTTTGATGCAATACAAGAATAG
- a CDS encoding flavodoxin family protein, whose product MTKIAVVYFSGYGHTKVIAQNFAQPIDATLIEIDQNGEITEQDWQTLNDAQAIVFGAPTYMGTAPWQFKKFADASSKVWFTRGWQDKVFARFTNSASLNGDKQVTLIQLQTLASQHGGIWVSLGLLPANTKAAKREDVNNLGGSVGLLVQSPSDASVDEIPTGDLETAKLYAERVKSIVEKLHS is encoded by the coding sequence ATGACAAAAATTGCAGTTGTATATTTCTCTGGTTATGGTCACACCAAAGTAATTGCACAAAATTTTGCACAACCGATTGATGCTACATTAATTGAAATTGATCAGAATGGTGAAATTACAGAACAAGATTGGCAAACGTTAAATGATGCCCAAGCGATTGTATTTGGTGCGCCAACATACATGGGAACAGCACCTTGGCAATTTAAGAAATTTGCTGATGCTTCCTCAAAGGTATGGTTCACACGTGGTTGGCAAGATAAAGTTTTTGCAAGATTTACAAACAGTGCAAGTTTAAATGGTGATAAACAAGTGACGTTGATTCAATTACAAACCTTAGCTTCTCAGCATGGTGGTATTTGGGTGAGTTTAGGTTTACTTCCAGCCAATACCAAAGCCGCAAAACGCGAAGATGTGAATAATTTAGGCGGTTCTGTTGGTTTACTGGTTCAATCACCTTCTGATGCGAGTGTAGATGAGATTCCAACAGGGGACTTAGAAACAGCGAAGCTGTATGCGGAACGTGTTAAATCAATTGTTGAAAAACTGCATAGCTAA
- a CDS encoding APC family permease, which translates to MRITPLTNISGTPSVAKLQKTLGLWHIIIIGLAYIQPMTLFDTFGLVSEESHHHVPTSYIVALIAILFTSLSYGHMIRRYPSSGSAYTYAQKSIHPNVGFMVGWSSWLDYLLSPMVNIILAGIYLDALFPNVNHWVWVIILTAFMTGINLRGARFVANFNSLIVLVQLIVIGVFTYLVYNKLQMGYNAEGPITAETRYQLWSLQPFWNELTSIGALITGATLLCFSFTGFDSLSSLAEETKDTEKTLPKAIFLTALFAGVIFIISTYFMQIYFPNDPKTYFEDVAATQPDILLLVGGSLFQSYVLAFAIVTVMASGISAHAGVSRLMYVMGRDGVINKKIFGHISHKTYTPSYNIIIVGLVALSAGFMSLDVVISMISFGALIAFTFVNLSVISRYALRDGRTKNFKDILNFVIIPLCGFLSVFAMWLEIEDTALKYGLWWAMFGILYLGYKTKGFKYNAPQHNEHE; encoded by the coding sequence ATGAGGATAACGCCGTTGACAAATATTTCTGGGACTCCATCGGTAGCTAAACTGCAAAAAACGCTAGGTCTCTGGCACATTATCATTATTGGTTTGGCTTATATTCAACCGATGACCTTGTTTGACACTTTCGGTCTGGTATCAGAAGAAAGTCATCACCACGTTCCTACCTCTTACATTGTGGCATTGATTGCGATTTTGTTTACATCGCTAAGCTATGGGCACATGATTCGCCGTTATCCATCTTCTGGATCGGCTTATACTTACGCTCAAAAATCCATCCATCCCAATGTTGGCTTTATGGTGGGGTGGTCTTCTTGGCTCGATTATTTACTATCACCGATGGTCAATATCATCTTGGCGGGAATCTATCTGGATGCCTTATTTCCAAATGTAAACCATTGGGTCTGGGTGATTATCCTGACTGCCTTTATGACTGGCATCAACTTGCGTGGCGCTCGTTTTGTTGCAAACTTTAATAGCTTGATTGTTTTAGTTCAACTGATCGTCATCGGTGTATTCACCTATTTGGTTTATAACAAACTACAAATGGGGTATAACGCAGAAGGTCCAATTACTGCAGAAACACGCTATCAACTTTGGAGCTTACAACCGTTCTGGAATGAGCTAACCTCTATTGGCGCGTTAATTACAGGTGCGACTTTACTGTGCTTTTCATTTACAGGTTTTGACTCGCTAAGCTCTCTAGCAGAAGAAACTAAAGATACTGAAAAGACCTTACCAAAAGCGATTTTCTTGACTGCATTATTCGCAGGTGTAATTTTTATTATCAGCACCTACTTTATGCAAATCTACTTCCCGAATGATCCTAAAACTTATTTTGAGGACGTCGCCGCAACCCAGCCTGACATCCTGTTGCTGGTGGGTGGTTCGTTATTCCAGTCCTATGTGCTTGCCTTTGCAATTGTGACTGTCATGGCATCTGGTATTTCAGCTCATGCTGGCGTATCACGTCTGATGTATGTGATGGGTCGGGACGGTGTGATTAACAAGAAAATCTTCGGCCATATTAGTCATAAAACATATACCCCATCTTATAATATTATCATTGTAGGATTGGTCGCATTAAGCGCTGGTTTTATGAGTTTGGATGTTGTGATTTCAATGATCAGCTTTGGTGCTTTGATTGCATTTACTTTTGTAAATCTCTCAGTGATTTCTCGCTATGCATTACGTGATGGCCGTACAAAGAATTTCAAAGATATTTTAAACTTTGTCATCATTCCTCTTTGTGGCTTCCTGAGTGTCTTCGCTATGTGGCTAGAAATTGAAGATACAGCATTAAAATACGGTTTATGGTGGGCAATGTTTGGTATTTTATATTTAGGCTATAAAACCAAAGGCTTTAAATATAATGCACCTCAACACAATGAACACGAATAA
- the lipB gene encoding lipoyl(octanoyl) transferase LipB yields the protein MSSVKPTLIIRCFNDLQDYTARFEAMKDFTTNRDETTPDEVWLLQHQDVLTQGQAGKAEHILTHSSLPVVHTDRGGQVTWHGKGQLVAYFLLDLNRLKWHVRTLVSFAEQAMIDLLKQYNIDAYAKPDAPGVYVDGRKIGSLGFKIRRGRSYHGLALNIDCDLTGFQTINPCGYAGLEMVRLQDLLEDYPSFEQLCHDFIRYLQNTNFFYDLVVKSE from the coding sequence ATGAGCTCTGTAAAACCTACTTTAATCATTCGTTGTTTCAATGATCTACAAGACTACACAGCTCGTTTTGAAGCAATGAAAGACTTCACAACCAATCGTGATGAAACCACACCCGATGAAGTTTGGTTATTACAACATCAAGATGTTTTGACTCAAGGGCAAGCAGGCAAAGCTGAACATATCCTTACGCACAGCAGCCTTCCAGTTGTCCATACTGATCGCGGGGGACAGGTCACTTGGCATGGTAAGGGTCAACTCGTTGCTTATTTCCTATTAGATTTAAACCGTTTGAAATGGCATGTTCGAACTCTAGTCAGCTTTGCTGAACAAGCCATGATTGACTTGCTGAAACAATACAATATTGACGCTTACGCTAAGCCCGATGCGCCAGGAGTCTATGTTGATGGTCGTAAAATCGGGTCTTTAGGTTTTAAAATTCGCCGTGGTCGTAGTTACCACGGTTTAGCCTTAAATATTGATTGTGATTTAACAGGCTTTCAAACCATTAATCCTTGTGGATACGCAGGCTTAGAAATGGTACGCTTGCAAGACTTGCTTGAAGATTACCCAAGCTTTGAGCAACTTTGTCATGATTTTATTCGCTATTTACAAAATACGAATTTCTTTTATGACCTTGTAGTCAAATCTGAATAA
- the rplU gene encoding 50S ribosomal protein L21, giving the protein MYAVIQSGGKQHRVVEGETLKVELLKAETGSTITFDDVLMVVNGDSIQIGAPVVAGAKVTAEVVGHGRHDKIRIIKMRRRKHYRKQQGHRQWFTELKITGIAG; this is encoded by the coding sequence ATGTACGCAGTAATCCAAAGCGGTGGTAAACAGCACCGTGTTGTTGAGGGTGAAACCCTTAAAGTAGAATTGTTGAAAGCAGAAACTGGTTCAACTATTACGTTTGATGACGTATTAATGGTTGTTAACGGTGACAGCATTCAAATCGGTGCTCCAGTAGTAGCTGGCGCAAAAGTAACTGCAGAAGTAGTTGGCCATGGTCGTCACGACAAAATCCGCATCATCAAAATGCGTCGTCGTAAACACTACCGTAAGCAACAAGGTCACCGTCAATGGTTTACCGAGTTGAAAATTACTGGTATCGCAGGCTAA
- a CDS encoding iron-containing alcohol dehydrogenase, whose amino-acid sequence MAKPYYEFFCPVKVIAGNAALEHIPFELATLGSKRPMIITDKGVRANGLLSPIEAAFSTTDAVIGAIFDDVPPDSSLEVVRAAAQLYREKKCDAIIAIGGGSVIDTSKATNILVSEGGDDLLQYSGAHNLPKPLKPFFVIPTTSGTGSEATMVAVVSDTQKNVKLAFASYYLMPHAAILDPRMTQTLPPHLTAMTGMDALTHCVEAYTCLAANPLSDAYASAGIKKISENLFKVLDNPSDAQGRLELAQASTMAGIAFSNSMVGLVHSLGHALGAVAHLPHGLCMNLFLPYVLEYNKEVNGAKIGELLLPLAGADIYAQTPAHLRAEKAIATILTMRDRLFTLTKLPRTLRETGKVTEAQLDEVAEKALNDGSIIYNPKEANLEDLRAILQKAW is encoded by the coding sequence ATGGCTAAGCCTTATTACGAATTTTTTTGTCCTGTAAAGGTAATTGCTGGTAATGCTGCGTTAGAGCACATCCCTTTTGAACTTGCGACTCTTGGTTCAAAACGCCCTATGATCATTACCGATAAAGGCGTACGTGCAAATGGTCTACTCAGCCCAATTGAAGCTGCTTTTAGCACAACAGATGCTGTAATTGGTGCAATTTTTGATGACGTTCCACCTGATTCAAGTTTGGAAGTAGTACGTGCAGCAGCACAACTGTATCGTGAAAAAAAATGTGATGCGATTATTGCGATTGGTGGTGGTTCGGTTATTGATACATCGAAAGCAACTAATATTTTAGTTTCAGAAGGTGGCGATGATTTATTGCAATACTCAGGTGCGCATAACCTACCAAAACCATTAAAACCATTCTTCGTGATTCCGACAACGTCTGGTACAGGTTCTGAAGCAACTATGGTTGCTGTCGTTTCTGATACGCAAAAAAATGTCAAACTTGCATTTGCTTCTTACTATCTCATGCCACATGCAGCGATTCTTGATCCGCGCATGACACAAACATTGCCACCACACCTAACCGCAATGACAGGTATGGATGCACTCACTCACTGTGTTGAAGCTTATACATGCTTAGCAGCGAATCCTTTAAGCGATGCTTATGCAAGTGCTGGCATCAAGAAAATTAGTGAAAACTTATTCAAAGTTTTAGACAATCCAAGTGATGCACAAGGTCGTTTAGAGCTTGCTCAAGCATCAACTATGGCGGGAATCGCATTCTCTAATTCAATGGTTGGTTTAGTACACTCACTTGGTCACGCCTTAGGTGCGGTGGCTCACCTACCACATGGTCTTTGCATGAACTTATTCTTGCCATATGTGCTTGAATACAACAAAGAAGTCAATGGTGCTAAGATTGGTGAATTATTGCTTCCACTTGCAGGTGCAGATATCTATGCACAGACACCTGCTCATCTGCGAGCAGAAAAAGCCATTGCAACTATTTTAACCATGCGTGATCGTTTATTCACGCTTACTAAACTTCCACGCACTTTACGTGAAACGGGTAAAGTGACAGAAGCGCAGTTAGACGAAGTTGCTGAAAAAGCGTTAAATGATGGTTCCATCATTTACAACCCAAAAGAAGCGAATTTAGAAGATCTTCGCGCAATTTTGCAAAAAGCATGGTAA
- a CDS encoding YbeD family protein, which yields MLDRTPSRELQEHLWVFPMDYPIKLIGNAGDELRVAVVDILQKHFPEFDGGTVKVQPSRTGKYHSLTAQLRFEELEQVHALYADLAACPLIKTAL from the coding sequence ATGTTAGACCGCACTCCTTCTCGTGAATTACAAGAACATCTTTGGGTTTTCCCGATGGACTATCCAATCAAATTGATTGGTAATGCAGGGGATGAACTTCGAGTGGCTGTTGTTGATATTTTGCAGAAGCACTTCCCTGAATTCGATGGTGGTACAGTAAAAGTACAACCTTCACGTACAGGTAAATACCACTCTTTAACCGCACAATTACGCTTTGAAGAGTTAGAACAAGTTCATGCGCTATATGCTGATCTTGCAGCCTGCCCTTTAATTAAGACAGCGCTTTAA
- the lolA gene encoding outer membrane lipoprotein chaperone LolA produces the protein MNFVKKIAYATTLSVATLAPVVSSQVFAAPVAASTQQATNSLVQQLSGLQRFTADFEQSTKVAASNKAVQKKGLTAQHMNQTFKGSMKVERPGKFYWETTSPAKQTIVTTGKVVWIYDPDLQQAVRQSLDDQIANTPALLLSGNTNQIMQSYRVTQPNRSKLYYTLYPKQEDGAFQSLTISFGANKAPNLMVLQDSLGQTTNVRFTNVKVNPTIPASVFNFTPPKGTDIIDQ, from the coding sequence ATGAATTTCGTAAAAAAAATCGCTTATGCAACAACTTTAAGTGTAGCTACACTTGCTCCTGTTGTGAGTAGTCAGGTATTTGCTGCACCTGTGGCTGCATCGACTCAGCAGGCGACGAATAGTTTGGTTCAACAACTCTCTGGCTTACAAAGATTCACAGCAGATTTTGAACAAAGTACCAAAGTAGCTGCGAGTAATAAAGCAGTTCAGAAAAAAGGTTTAACTGCACAACATATGAACCAGACTTTTAAAGGTTCAATGAAAGTTGAACGACCTGGAAAGTTTTATTGGGAAACCACAAGTCCTGCTAAACAAACGATTGTGACTACAGGTAAAGTCGTCTGGATTTATGATCCTGATCTTCAACAAGCAGTACGTCAAAGCTTGGATGATCAAATTGCCAATACCCCAGCGCTTTTACTGTCAGGGAATACCAATCAGATTATGCAATCTTACAGAGTAACGCAGCCTAATCGTAGTAAGCTTTATTATACTTTGTATCCAAAACAAGAGGATGGAGCATTTCAAAGTTTAACGATTAGTTTTGGTGCAAATAAGGCACCTAACTTGATGGTCTTACAAGATTCTTTAGGTCAAACAACGAATGTTCGCTTTACTAATGTAAAAGTTAATCCAACTATTCCTGCATCAGTATTTAATTTCACGCCACCGAAAGGTACGGATATTATTGATCAGTAA
- a CDS encoding tRNA (cytidine(34)-2'-O)-methyltransferase, protein MIHVVLYEPEIPANTGNIIRLCANTGAQLHLVRPLGFELDDKKLKRAGLDYHEWARMQIWDNIELCLADLKTKGVEHVFPLTTKGTATPHTVDLNRPVALLMGPETRGLPEQVRLMFPQEQWIRLPMAENSRSLNLSNATAVIVYEAWRQQGFKQL, encoded by the coding sequence GTGATTCATGTTGTCCTATACGAACCAGAAATACCTGCAAACACAGGTAATATTATTCGTTTGTGTGCCAATACAGGTGCTCAATTGCATTTAGTGAGACCTTTAGGTTTCGAACTAGACGATAAGAAATTGAAGCGAGCAGGTTTGGATTACCACGAATGGGCAAGAATGCAAATTTGGGACAATATCGAACTCTGTCTTGCCGATTTAAAAACCAAAGGTGTTGAGCATGTTTTTCCACTGACCACTAAAGGTACAGCGACACCGCATACAGTGGATTTAAATCGTCCAGTTGCTTTGTTGATGGGGCCTGAAACTCGTGGTTTACCTGAACAAGTGCGTTTAATGTTCCCACAAGAGCAATGGATTCGTCTGCCAATGGCTGAAAATTCAAGAAGTTTAAACCTCTCTAACGCAACCGCCGTGATTGTCTATGAAGCGTGGAGACAACAGGGTTTTAAACAACTTTAA
- the cysG gene encoding siroheme synthase CysG: protein MEIFPISLKLQQQRCLIVGGGHIAYRKANLLVKAGAIIDVIAPEIEPDLQELVEKSLGQYIQAPFSVNILATPYRLVIAATDQPDVNKAVFEQCEIRNLLVNSVDDIPNCRFMVPAIIDRSPLVISVASNGASPVLSRQIRTQLESSIPHGMGKLAEFSGQWRKQVKEKITNPDERRIFWENLYASPLKEQVFNDNLEVANNLIEQALTEWTAPKGEVYLVGAGPGDPELLTLKALRLMQQADVVIYDRLVSAPILELCRRDAEKIYVGKARSNHSVPQDGINALLVEYAQKGKRVCRLKGGDPFIFGRGGEEIQELVEADVTFQVVPGITAASGCSAYAGIPLTHRDYAQSVRFLTGHLKEGSPELPWNELVYENQTLVLYMGLVGLERICEQLIAHGQRPNMPVALISKGTTPDQNVVVGTLADIATKVSEHHIVAPTLTIIGEVVSLREQLKWQ from the coding sequence GTGGAAATTTTCCCAATCTCTTTAAAGTTGCAGCAGCAACGTTGCCTGATTGTGGGTGGTGGGCATATTGCCTACCGCAAAGCAAACTTGTTAGTCAAAGCTGGTGCAATTATTGATGTGATTGCACCAGAGATTGAGCCTGATTTGCAAGAATTAGTTGAGAAGTCACTGGGTCAATATATCCAGGCTCCTTTTTCAGTAAATATTTTAGCAACGCCTTATCGCCTAGTGATTGCAGCGACAGATCAGCCTGATGTGAATAAAGCTGTCTTTGAGCAATGTGAGATACGTAATCTTCTCGTCAATAGCGTGGATGATATTCCAAATTGTCGTTTTATGGTGCCTGCAATTATTGATCGGTCACCACTCGTTATTTCTGTGGCTTCAAATGGAGCTTCGCCTGTTTTATCACGTCAAATTCGTACACAGTTAGAAAGTTCTATTCCACATGGTATGGGTAAATTAGCTGAGTTTTCTGGTCAATGGCGTAAACAGGTGAAAGAAAAAATTACCAATCCAGATGAGCGTCGTATTTTTTGGGAAAACTTATACGCAAGCCCACTAAAAGAACAAGTCTTTAATGACAATCTTGAGGTGGCAAATAATTTAATTGAACAAGCCTTAACAGAATGGACTGCACCGAAAGGTGAAGTCTATTTAGTGGGTGCGGGTCCCGGTGATCCAGAGTTGCTGACTCTAAAAGCATTACGTTTGATGCAACAAGCTGATGTGGTGATTTATGATCGTTTGGTCTCTGCACCGATCTTAGAATTGTGCCGCCGTGATGCTGAAAAGATTTATGTAGGTAAAGCACGTTCTAATCATTCAGTCCCACAAGATGGTATTAATGCTTTGTTGGTTGAATATGCACAAAAGGGTAAGCGTGTTTGCCGCTTAAAAGGTGGTGATCCATTTATTTTTGGGCGTGGTGGCGAAGAGATTCAAGAATTAGTTGAAGCTGATGTTACATTTCAAGTTGTGCCGGGGATTACAGCGGCGTCAGGGTGTTCTGCTTATGCAGGTATTCCACTCACGCATCGTGATTACGCACAAAGCGTACGTTTTTTAACAGGACACCTTAAAGAGGGATCACCAGAACTTCCTTGGAATGAGCTAGTGTATGAAAACCAAACTTTGGTGTTATACATGGGCTTAGTCGGTTTAGAACGCATTTGTGAGCAACTGATTGCTCACGGTCAGCGTCCAAATATGCCAGTTGCGCTTATTTCCAAAGGTACTACGCCAGATCAAAATGTGGTGGTTGGAACTTTAGCGGATATAGCGACCAAAGTATCTGAGCATCATATCGTAGCACCGACTTTAACCATTATTGGTGAAGTAGTCAGTCTGCGTGAACAGTTAAAATGGCAATAA
- the rpmA gene encoding 50S ribosomal protein L27, with protein sequence MATKKAGGSTKNGRDSNPKMLGVKVYGGQTVTAGNIIVRQRGTEFHAGANVGMGRDHTLFATADGVVKFEVKGQFGRRYVTVEA encoded by the coding sequence ATGGCAACTAAAAAAGCCGGTGGATCGACGAAGAACGGTCGTGATTCGAATCCTAAGATGTTAGGTGTTAAAGTTTACGGTGGTCAAACTGTAACTGCTGGTAACATCATCGTTCGTCAACGTGGTACAGAATTCCACGCTGGTGCAAATGTTGGTATGGGTCGTGACCATACTTTATTTGCTACTGCTGACGGCGTAGTAAAATTTGAAGTGAAAGGTCAATTTGGCCGTCGCTATGTAACTGTTGAAGCTTAA
- the serS gene encoding serine--tRNA ligase → MIDPKLLRNNIEAVNAALAKRGIQLNVQEWADLEARRKELQSKAENLQAERNAGAKQVGQIKKSGGDASEIMARMAAIGDEIKAAEVALAELQTELEQKSLAIPNLPDESVPEGKDESDNVEILKWGTPRQFDFEIKDHTDLGEWMGGLEFETATKLTGSRFSVLKGPLARLQRALTQFMLDTHTLKNGYTEAYVPYLVNADSLRGTGQLPKFEEDLFKLQGEKEYYLIPTAEVPVTNFVRDEILDADRLPLKYAAHTPCFRSEAGSYGRDTRGLIRQHQFDKVEMVQISKPEHSMQALEELTAHAEGILQALGLPYRKILLCGGDMGFGATKTYDLEVWVPSQNTYREISSCSNMGDFQARRMKARYRVDQKKIELVHTLNGSGLAVGRTLLAVMENYQRADGSIEIPEVLRPYMGGISYID, encoded by the coding sequence ATGATCGACCCAAAATTACTCAGAAATAATATTGAAGCAGTGAATGCTGCTTTAGCAAAACGTGGTATTCAGCTTAATGTACAAGAATGGGCGGATTTAGAAGCACGCCGTAAAGAATTGCAGTCCAAAGCTGAAAACTTGCAGGCAGAGCGTAATGCGGGCGCAAAACAAGTTGGTCAAATCAAAAAGTCGGGCGGAGATGCGTCTGAAATCATGGCGCGTATGGCTGCCATTGGAGATGAAATCAAAGCGGCTGAAGTTGCGCTTGCTGAGTTGCAAACTGAACTAGAGCAAAAATCACTGGCGATTCCAAACTTACCTGATGAATCTGTTCCAGAAGGTAAAGATGAAAGCGATAATGTTGAAATCTTAAAGTGGGGCACACCACGCCAATTTGATTTTGAGATCAAAGATCATACCGATCTTGGTGAGTGGATGGGTGGACTTGAGTTTGAAACAGCAACCAAATTAACAGGTTCACGTTTTAGCGTACTCAAAGGTCCTTTGGCACGTCTACAACGCGCTTTGACGCAGTTTATGTTAGATACACATACCCTTAAAAATGGTTATACCGAAGCGTATGTACCCTATTTAGTCAATGCAGATAGTTTACGTGGTACAGGTCAGCTGCCTAAATTTGAAGAAGACTTATTCAAGTTGCAAGGTGAAAAAGAATATTACCTGATCCCGACCGCAGAAGTGCCAGTAACAAACTTTGTGCGTGATGAAATCTTAGATGCCGATCGTTTACCACTTAAATACGCAGCACATACACCATGTTTCCGTAGCGAAGCAGGTTCTTATGGTCGTGATACCCGTGGTTTGATTCGTCAACATCAGTTCGATAAGGTCGAAATGGTGCAAATTTCAAAACCAGAGCACTCAATGCAGGCGCTTGAAGAACTAACTGCACATGCAGAGGGCATTTTGCAGGCATTAGGCTTACCATATCGTAAAATTTTGCTCTGTGGTGGTGATATGGGTTTTGGTGCAACCAAAACTTATGACTTAGAAGTATGGGTGCCAAGCCAAAATACCTATCGTGAAATCTCAAGTTGCTCAAACATGGGCGATTTCCAAGCAAGACGTATGAAAGCACGCTACCGCGTAGATCAGAAGAAGATCGAATTGGTGCATACGTTGAATGGTTCAGGTTTAGCTGTAGGTCGTACTTTGCTTGCAGTGATGGAAAACTATCAACGTGCGGATGGTTCGATTGAGATTCCTGAAGTTTTACGTCCATATATGGGCGGTATTAGTTATATAGACTAA
- a CDS encoding VOC family protein, giving the protein MYPQPLIAVADIEKTSQWYQTILGLESGHGGREYEQLLFEQHVVLQLHQWQVHDHSHIGAPKRLIGNGVLLWFESKRFDEIVQKLQTHQIEILEGPKYNSNAHHREIWFKDLNGYILVVASPYGDL; this is encoded by the coding sequence ATGTATCCACAGCCTTTAATTGCGGTAGCTGATATCGAAAAAACCAGTCAGTGGTATCAAACAATACTTGGTTTAGAAAGCGGACATGGTGGCAGAGAATATGAACAATTGTTGTTTGAGCAGCATGTGGTGTTACAACTGCACCAATGGCAAGTGCATGATCACTCACATATCGGTGCCCCCAAACGGCTGATTGGAAATGGGGTTTTATTGTGGTTTGAAAGCAAGCGATTTGATGAGATTGTTCAAAAATTACAAACTCATCAAATCGAAATTTTAGAAGGACCAAAATACAACTCTAACGCACACCATCGAGAGATTTGGTTTAAAGATCTGAATGGTTATATCTTAGTTGTTGCAAGCCCCTATGGTGATCTCTAA
- a CDS encoding RsiV family protein: MMMNFTQLSKIIPLLPSLTVIALTGCQPKKDTTNGKDKVDIPLIQAKVIAVKIPKQKVCLEDGCTNYDLQNVETNQKWIDEYFLNRMKKAEPNAFSNLADQKVKVAAGEPSLSESSTYVRFVGQNYNLATFAIQTYSYSAGAAHGMSHQEFVNFDLSNKKHITVSELIKPEMNQKLRDELYAANQNWLDDHQIKKDQLQVSDNFYYGVNGIVFVYPLYELASYAEGMSELTLPYYSAKKFIKSEYLPSLPKEPN, encoded by the coding sequence ATGATGATGAACTTTACACAATTATCAAAAATTATTCCGCTTCTTCCTAGCCTGACAGTTATTGCATTAACAGGTTGCCAACCTAAAAAAGATACAACTAATGGAAAGGACAAAGTGGATATTCCACTCATTCAAGCGAAAGTTATTGCAGTCAAAATACCCAAACAAAAAGTCTGTTTAGAAGATGGTTGTACCAATTATGATTTACAAAATGTTGAAACCAATCAAAAATGGATTGATGAATATTTTCTCAATCGTATGAAAAAAGCTGAGCCGAATGCATTTTCGAACTTAGCTGATCAAAAGGTAAAAGTCGCTGCTGGTGAACCATCACTCAGTGAAAGTAGTACCTATGTACGTTTTGTAGGGCAAAATTATAATTTGGCGACTTTCGCAATTCAGACTTATTCATACTCAGCTGGTGCTGCGCATGGTATGTCACATCAAGAATTTGTCAATTTTGACTTGTCCAATAAAAAACACATTACTGTAAGTGAATTAATTAAACCCGAAATGAATCAAAAACTTCGTGATGAGTTATATGCTGCTAATCAAAACTGGTTAGATGATCACCAAATTAAGAAAGATCAATTGCAAGTCAGTGATAATTTTTATTATGGAGTCAATGGGATCGTGTTCGTCTATCCATTGTATGAGTTGGCCTCTTATGCAGAAGGGATGAGCGAATTAACTTTACCGTATTATTCAGCCAAAAAATTTATCAAGTCTGAATATTTACCAAGCTTACCGAAAGAGCCAAATTAG